One genomic region from Knoellia sp. p5-6-4 encodes:
- a CDS encoding DUF402 domain-containing protein, with protein MSDRIASGPGAPAPGDPVRVRFRKWGGGDHWSADVVWLGEDEHGWWAGWLPGTRWTRPGTEFVSHGRQVGLFPRDRGFAATFYEPVADYAWRLYVDVATTPALQDAELSAIDLDLDVIERFDGGVFVDDEDEFALHRVVLGYPGEVVAAAEAERDRLLGELRDGAAHFSETVAAHWRSRLSGLA; from the coding sequence GTGAGCGACCGGATCGCCTCCGGTCCCGGCGCGCCGGCGCCGGGCGATCCGGTGCGGGTCCGCTTCCGCAAGTGGGGAGGCGGTGATCACTGGTCAGCCGACGTGGTCTGGCTGGGGGAGGACGAGCACGGCTGGTGGGCCGGCTGGCTGCCCGGCACCCGCTGGACCCGGCCCGGCACGGAGTTCGTGTCCCACGGCCGCCAGGTCGGCCTCTTCCCGCGCGACCGCGGCTTCGCAGCGACGTTCTACGAGCCGGTGGCTGACTACGCCTGGCGGCTCTACGTCGATGTCGCCACCACCCCGGCCCTGCAGGACGCGGAGCTGAGCGCCATCGACCTCGACCTCGACGTCATCGAGCGGTTCGACGGAGGGGTCTTCGTCGATGACGAGGACGAGTTCGCGCTGCACCGGGTGGTCCTCGGGTACCCGGGCGAGGTCGTCGCGGCGGCCGAGGCCGAGCGCGACCGCCTGCTCGGCGAGCTGAGGGACGGCGCCGCCCACTTCTCCGAGACCGTGGCCGCCCACTGGCGGTCCCGGCTGTCCGGGCTGGCCTGA
- a CDS encoding adenylosuccinate synthase, producing the protein MPAIVLVGAQWGDEGKGKATDLLGSAVDYVVKFNGGNNAGHTIVIEGEKYALHLLPSGILTPTCTPVIGNGVVIDLAVLFEEIDGLEARGVDTSRLLVSANAHIIAPYNRVLDKVNERFLGSRRIGTTGRGIGPTYADKMSRTGIRVQDLFDEKILRQKVEAALEFKNQVLAKIYNRRAIGVDEVLEELLGYAARLRPMVADTSLVLEQALNEGRTVLMEAGQATLLDVDHGTYPFVTSSNATSGGACTGSGIPPTRIDSVIAILKAYSTRVGEGPFPTELHDDQGEFLRKTGAEYGTTTGRPRRCGWVDTVVGRYATRINGVTDFVITKLDVLTGLEKVPVCVAYDVDGVRHDEMPVNQTDFHHAVPVYEELDGWWEDISDCRSFEELPKNAQQYVLRLEELIGARVSAIGVGPGRDQIISRHSLLGD; encoded by the coding sequence ATGCCGGCAATCGTGCTGGTGGGAGCCCAGTGGGGCGATGAGGGCAAGGGCAAGGCGACCGACCTGCTGGGCAGTGCCGTCGACTACGTCGTGAAGTTCAACGGCGGCAACAACGCCGGCCACACCATCGTCATCGAGGGTGAGAAGTACGCCCTGCACCTGCTGCCGTCGGGCATCCTCACCCCGACCTGCACCCCTGTCATCGGCAACGGCGTCGTCATCGACCTCGCCGTCCTGTTCGAGGAGATCGACGGCCTCGAAGCCCGCGGGGTCGACACCTCGCGCCTGCTCGTCAGCGCCAACGCCCACATCATCGCGCCCTACAACCGGGTCCTCGACAAGGTCAACGAGCGCTTCCTCGGCTCCCGCAGGATCGGCACCACCGGCCGCGGCATCGGCCCCACCTACGCCGACAAGATGTCGCGCACCGGCATCCGGGTGCAGGACCTCTTCGACGAGAAGATCCTGCGCCAGAAGGTCGAGGCAGCCCTGGAGTTCAAGAACCAGGTCCTCGCCAAGATCTACAACCGACGCGCGATCGGGGTCGACGAGGTGCTCGAGGAGCTGCTCGGGTATGCCGCGCGGTTGCGCCCCATGGTCGCCGACACCTCGCTGGTGCTCGAGCAGGCGCTGAACGAGGGCAGGACCGTGCTCATGGAGGCCGGTCAGGCCACCCTGCTCGACGTCGACCACGGCACCTACCCGTTCGTCACCTCCTCGAACGCGACCTCGGGCGGTGCCTGCACCGGCTCGGGCATCCCGCCGACCCGCATCGACAGTGTCATCGCGATCCTCAAGGCCTACTCGACCCGCGTGGGCGAGGGCCCGTTCCCGACCGAGCTGCACGACGACCAGGGCGAGTTCCTGCGCAAGACCGGGGCCGAGTACGGCACGACCACCGGTCGCCCGCGTCGCTGCGGCTGGGTCGACACCGTGGTGGGCCGTTACGCCACGCGGATCAACGGGGTCACCGACTTCGTCATCACCAAGCTCGACGTGCTGACCGGGCTGGAGAAGGTCCCGGTCTGCGTGGCCTACGACGTCGACGGCGTGCGTCACGACGAGATGCCGGTCAACCAGACCGACTTCCACCACGCGGTGCCGGTCTACGAGGAGCTCGACGGCTGGTGGGAGGACATCTCCGACTGCCGCAGCTTCGAGGAGCTGCCCAAGAACGCCCAGCAGTACGTCCTGCGCCTCGAAGAGCTCATCGGGGCCCGGGTCTCGGCGATCGGCGTCGGCCCAGGCCGTGACCAGATCATCAGCCGTCACTCCCTCCTCGGTGACTGA